The following proteins come from a genomic window of Halomarina ordinaria:
- a CDS encoding DUF7317 family protein: MRTHAVETATALYEAGELTLEQAANYAGVTAGRMAESLRARGVSVTVARDEATTAGRPLAAR, translated from the coding sequence ATGCGCACTCACGCCGTCGAGACGGCGACCGCACTCTACGAAGCGGGCGAGCTCACGCTCGAACAGGCCGCGAACTACGCGGGGGTCACCGCCGGTCGGATGGCCGAGAGCCTCCGCGCCCGCGGCGTCTCGGTGACCGTCGCCCGCGACGAGGCGACGACCGCCGGCCGCCCGCTCGCCGCCCGCTGA
- a CDS encoding DUF7317 family protein has product MRRHAVLLATELYRSGTLTLEQAASYAGQSPDRFAAGVGPSRESPEPVTPVRVNDTTL; this is encoded by the coding sequence ATGCGTCGACACGCCGTCCTCCTCGCGACCGAACTGTACCGTTCCGGCACGCTGACGCTCGAACAGGCCGCCTCCTACGCCGGCCAGTCCCCCGACCGGTTCGCCGCCGGCGTCGGCCCCTCTAGGGAATCACCAGAACCTGTAACCCCTGTAAGGGTCAACGATACGACCTTATAG